One Brumimicrobium sp. DNA window includes the following coding sequences:
- a CDS encoding DoxX family protein, translating to MSRYNRPSLAGKSLIINCIVIALNILGLTFLVMGYHPSFVESATTYKLLGYGLMGLSLITIHLLEGWFLFAQISRIIVGGLFIVSGLIKANDPIGFSYKLEEYFEDGALAYRIKEWFHWDTFSLEFLIQHALGLSVIICIFEIVLGALILLGAKFKTSTWLMLFMMLFFTFLTWHTKECDPTATFTDRDTYALSEPIAQIKIEQAAHNENIKIVSKTANKVTIEEIKKTQCVDDCGCFGDAMKGSIGRSLTPAESYWKDIVLLYLVIILFISRRKIELNTQNQNIIMIVFGLLFISFFSYIFSWFFPILFGGVILLVGVWIKQAGGKYFGNAYGIILSSTALCAIFVSYVLLYSPLKDYRPYHVGSNLIERMNDGREGVYENLMVYTNVETNKDTTISALDESTKFIWGDAEKWKFSKRETKTIIPAILPSIQQFDPAISVSELSETEREFEPIAEILANHQVQYIDLIERSSNNHYPMLLEDFYLPDIDTAIYTVGDTILQLSEEIADISLKDYILSQDQILIVFCRNFSSANFGRIDKLKEIAQKAKENNIPMVMISTESMDAVNDFRKRTELIIPTLQNDETEIKAITRSNPTLMVLNNGVVKGKFPFRSTPSWEWLIQNMLKIEK from the coding sequence ATGTCTAGATATAACCGTCCTTCTTTAGCAGGGAAATCTTTAATAATAAATTGTATAGTTATTGCTTTAAATATACTAGGTCTTACTTTCTTGGTCATGGGATATCACCCATCCTTTGTAGAAAGTGCAACTACATATAAATTATTGGGATATGGCTTGATGGGGCTTTCATTAATAACTATTCATTTATTAGAAGGATGGTTTTTATTTGCTCAAATATCCCGCATAATTGTAGGAGGATTGTTTATTGTGTCTGGTTTGATAAAAGCCAATGATCCTATTGGGTTTTCATACAAATTAGAAGAATACTTCGAAGATGGGGCCTTGGCTTATCGTATTAAAGAATGGTTTCATTGGGATACTTTTTCATTAGAATTTCTCATTCAGCATGCGCTTGGACTTAGCGTTATCATTTGTATTTTTGAAATAGTATTAGGGGCATTAATTTTATTAGGTGCTAAATTCAAAACCTCTACTTGGTTAATGCTCTTTATGATGTTGTTTTTCACATTTTTAACTTGGCACACAAAAGAATGTGATCCTACAGCAACATTCACTGATAGAGATACATACGCTTTAAGTGAGCCCATTGCGCAAATTAAAATAGAACAAGCAGCTCATAACGAAAATATTAAAATCGTTTCCAAAACAGCGAATAAGGTAACTATTGAAGAGATAAAGAAAACACAATGTGTAGATGATTGTGGGTGTTTTGGTGATGCCATGAAAGGATCTATTGGTCGTTCACTTACTCCAGCCGAAAGTTATTGGAAAGATATCGTACTACTTTATTTAGTAATTATCTTATTTATTTCTAGAAGAAAAATAGAATTGAACACCCAGAATCAGAATATTATTATGATTGTGTTTGGGCTACTATTCATTAGCTTTTTCTCTTATATTTTCTCTTGGTTTTTCCCTATACTTTTTGGAGGAGTTATATTGCTTGTGGGTGTATGGATAAAACAAGCAGGCGGGAAATATTTTGGGAATGCCTATGGTATCATTCTGAGTTCTACAGCATTGTGCGCTATATTTGTTTCGTATGTTTTATTATATTCTCCGTTGAAAGATTATCGCCCATATCATGTGGGTAGTAATTTGATTGAACGCATGAACGATGGTCGTGAAGGAGTTTATGAAAATTTAATGGTGTACACAAATGTTGAAACAAATAAAGATACAACCATTTCAGCATTAGATGAAAGCACAAAATTTATTTGGGGTGATGCAGAAAAGTGGAAATTCTCTAAACGAGAAACTAAAACCATTATACCTGCTATCCTACCTTCTATTCAACAGTTTGATCCTGCAATTAGTGTAAGTGAATTGAGCGAAACAGAAAGGGAATTTGAACCAATTGCTGAAATATTAGCTAATCATCAAGTTCAATACATTGATCTAATTGAGCGCAGTTCTAATAATCATTATCCAATGTTATTGGAAGATTTTTATTTACCAGATATTGATACAGCTATATATACTGTTGGAGATACTATTTTACAACTCAGTGAAGAGATTGCTGATATTAGCTTAAAAGATTATATTCTTAGTCAAGATCAAATACTGATTGTATTTTGTCGTAATTTCTCCTCTGCCAATTTTGGGCGTATTGATAAACTAAAAGAAATTGCCCAAAAAGCGAAAGAAAATAACATCCCTATGGTAATGATTTCAACAGAATCAATGGATGCCGTAAATGATTTTAGAAAAAGAACAGAGCTGATAATACCGACACTGCAAAATGATGAGACAGAAATCAAAGCCATTACACGTTCTAATCCAACTCTTATGGTTTTAAATAATGGTGTGGTAAAAGGAAAATTCCCATTCAGGTCAACACCTTCTTGGGAATGGTTGATTCAGAATATGTTAAAAATAGAGAAATAG
- the tpiA gene encoding triose-phosphate isomerase produces MRKKIVAGNWKMNLTHEEAIELHSAIEASLSNITCEVYHFVPSIYLKSIIDQKKQVQVGAQNAHPQPKGAFTGEVSMQQIKTLGSSAVLIGHSERRLLFNETDIFLKEKVDAALQNQLTVFFCCGESLQQREQDAHEEVIAHQLNNSLFHLSESDFKNIIIAYEPIWAIGTGKTATSEQANAMHKHIRNLIQHKYSLETAEATTILYGGSCNPTNAQELFSKSDIDGGLIGGASLKSTDFLSIISVYND; encoded by the coding sequence ATGAGAAAGAAGATTGTAGCTGGAAATTGGAAAATGAATCTTACACACGAAGAAGCAATAGAACTTCATTCTGCTATTGAAGCCTCATTATCCAATATCACCTGCGAAGTGTATCATTTTGTACCTTCCATTTACTTAAAATCTATTATCGATCAAAAAAAACAGGTTCAAGTTGGGGCACAAAATGCACATCCACAACCCAAAGGTGCTTTTACGGGTGAGGTGAGCATGCAGCAAATTAAAACACTAGGTAGCAGTGCAGTATTAATAGGTCATTCTGAACGGAGACTTCTTTTTAATGAAACAGATATCTTTCTAAAGGAAAAAGTAGATGCGGCATTACAAAATCAGCTAACTGTATTCTTTTGCTGTGGGGAATCTTTACAACAACGCGAACAAGACGCACATGAAGAAGTCATAGCTCATCAATTAAATAATTCTTTGTTTCATCTATCAGAATCTGATTTTAAAAATATTATCATAGCCTACGAACCTATCTGGGCAATTGGCACAGGGAAAACTGCCACTAGTGAACAAGCTAATGCAATGCATAAACACATTCGAAATCTTATTCAACATAAATATTCTCTAGAAACAGCTGAGGCCACTACTATCTTGTATGGTGGTAGCTGTAATCCTACAAATGCACAAGAGCTTTTTTCAAAATCAGACATTGATGGTGGTTTAATTGGTGGAGCATCTCTTAAATCAACTGACTTTCTTTCGATTATT
- a CDS encoding DUF1599 domain-containing protein, with translation MSKTVEQYTKVISMCREIFQKKTKDYGTAWRILRTSSLTDQIFIKAQRIRTIQETGENKVGEDIENEFVGIINYCVMALIQFENGSQLPLEIDSEVVLDFYNQYTDNALQLMESKNHDYGEAWRDMRVTSLTDLILMKLLRIKQIEDNQGKTIISEGIDANYYDILNYAVFSLIHLTTKRTENV, from the coding sequence ATGTCAAAAACGGTTGAACAATATACAAAAGTTATTTCCATGTGTCGTGAAATTTTTCAAAAGAAAACGAAAGATTATGGAACTGCATGGCGAATACTAAGAACTAGCTCTCTTACTGATCAAATATTTATCAAGGCTCAACGCATTCGTACGATTCAAGAAACAGGAGAAAACAAAGTGGGGGAAGACATTGAAAATGAGTTTGTTGGTATCATAAATTATTGTGTGATGGCACTTATTCAATTCGAAAATGGCAGTCAGCTTCCTTTAGAAATTGATAGTGAAGTTGTGTTAGATTTCTACAATCAATATACGGATAATGCTTTACAACTCATGGAAAGCAAAAATCATGATTATGGAGAAGCTTGGAGAGATATGCGTGTAACTTCTCTTACCGATCTTATCTTAATGAAACTATTACGAATTAAGCAAATTGAAGACAATCAAGGGAAAACAATTATCAGTGAAGGTATTGACGCCAACTATTATGACATATTAAATTATGCCGTCTTCTCGCTCATTCATTTAACTACAAAACGTACAGAAAATGTCTAG